A DNA window from Arachis duranensis cultivar V14167 chromosome 3, aradu.V14167.gnm2.J7QH, whole genome shotgun sequence contains the following coding sequences:
- the LOC107480197 gene encoding aldehyde dehydrogenase family 3 member H1, with product MKSLFLVSFLAPSAPVGSRPFSQHLTTKCFGKQLHFHSRCVLFSSYTCSATLSVVPELQEKETFDGEKASLLLKDLRKTFNSGKTKSYEWRISQLEGIVKMLEEKEKEILDALNKDLSKPGLEGYISEVSQAKSSCSEALQELKHWMKPEKVKTSFTTLPSSAEIVSEPLGAVLVISTWNFPFLLSMDPVIGAISAGNAVVLKPSEIAPATSSVLANLIEGYLDNSAIRVVEGAIPETTALLEQKWDKILYTGSARVGRIVMAAAAKHLTPVILELGGKCPAVVDSDVNLQVTARRIIGGKWACNSGQACISVDYIITRKEFAPKLINALKEELKQFFGEDLMESKDMSRIVSPTQFSRLVKLLDEDKVSDKIVFGGQRDEMKLKIAPTILLDVPDDAMVMQEEIFGPIMPIITVENIEDSFGIIKSKPKPLAAYLFTNNEQLKKAYVENISSGGMLINDTVIHVATRGLPFGGVEESGMGCYHGKFSFDSFSHKKSVLYRSFDADSSLRFPPYTPEKEKLLKAIFSGNIIRIILTLLGWS from the exons ATGAAAAGCCTCTTCCTTGTATCGTTCCTTGCACCAAG TGCCCCAGTTGGAAGCAGACCCTTCTCTCAACATTTAACCACCAAGTGCTTTGGCAAGCAACTTCACTTCCACTCTCGATGTGTTCTTTTCTCTTCATACAC ATGTTCTGCAACGCTATCTGTTGTGCCGGAACTACAAGAAAAGGAAACATTTGATGGAGAGAAGGCTTCTTTGCTTCTCAAAGATCTCAGAAAGACCTTTAATTCAGGGAAGACAAAGAGCTATGAGTGGCGAATTTCACAGTTGGAAGGCATAGTCAAGATGCtagaagagaaggagaaggaaattcTTGATGCTCTTAATAAAGACCTTTCTAAACCAGGATTGGAAGGATATATATCTGAG GTTTCCCAGGCAAAATCATCATGTAGTGAAGCACTTCAAGAACTGAAACACTGGATGAAGCCGGAAAAG GTCAAAACTTCATTCACCACATTACCATCATCAGCAGAGATTGTGTCAGAACCATTGGGAGCTGTGTTGGTCATCTCCACATGGAACTTCCCTTTCT TGTTATCAATGGATCCTGTCATTGGAGCCATATCAGCGGGTAACGCAGTGGTCTTGAAACCATCAGAAATTGCTCCGGCAACTTCATCAGTACTTGCAAATTTGATTGAAGGTTATCTAGATAACTCTGCAATAAGAGTAGTTGAAGGGGCTATTCCTGAAACAACTGCACTCTTGGAACAGAAGTGGGATAAGATACTTTACACAGGTAGTGCTAGGGTCGGTCGCATTGTCATGGCTGCTGCTGCAAAGCACCTTACACCTGTGATTCTGGAACTCGGTGGAAAGTGTCCAGCTGTTGTTGATTCAGATGTCAATCTACAA GTTACTGCTAGGAGGATAATAGGTGGAAAGTGGGCATGCAATAGTGGACAAGCATGCATTTCTGTTGATTATATCATCACAAGAAAAGAATTTGCTCCAAAACTG ATAAATGCTTTGAAAGAAGAGTTGAAGCAATTCTTTGGCGAAGATCTGATGGAATCAAAAGACATGTCTCGTATTGTGTCCCCGACCCAGTTTTCCCGGCTGGTGAAGCTCTTGGATGAAGATAAAGTATCTGACAAAATTGTTTTTGGAGGTCAGAGGGATGAGATGAAACT AAAGATTGCACCAACTATCTTATTGGATGTTCCAGATGATGCAATGGTGATGCAAGAGGAGATATTTGGGCCAATAATGCCAATCATCACT GTAGAAAACATAGAAGATAGCTTTGGCATAATCAAATCTAAGCCAAAACCTCTTGCTGCTTATCTCTTTACAAACAATGAGCAGTTAAAGAAGGCATATGTAGAAAATATATCTTCTGGAGGGATGCTCATCAATGACACTGTCATACAT GTTGCGACTCGTGGTTTGCCTTTTGGAGGAGTTGAAGAAAGTGGAATGGGATGTTACCACGGGAAGTTCTCTTTTGATAGTTTCAGCCATAAGAAGTCTGTCCTCTATAGAAGTTTTGATGCAGATTCATCCTTAAGGTTCCCTCCATATACACCCGAGAAGGAAAAATTGTTGAAGGCCATTTTCAGTGGCAACATTATTCGCATAATTCTTACTTTGCTTGGATGGTCTTGA
- the LOC107480196 gene encoding protein DOG1-like 4: protein MSELPCPSYDMYHSQPSEYGTSESGSGTDSFHKFFEGWVVEQNQHLKELVASTTTELTDEKLQALIDGVVKHYEYYYEAKSKCAKHDVLAMLSPTWRSSLEDAFLWIGGWRPSMAFHLLYSKAGLQFEAKLDELLQGLRTSDLGDLSATQLAQIDEIQKRTIAEEREITDMMARHQETVADASMVELSHAVSEMLRANETDKGGKKEVEERVDSALMPKEEGLEEILQRADDLRLRTLQGIVNILRPKQCIHFLIAAAELHLRLHEWGKKRDTSRRLNEGTSSDEGTTHDLSTTSR, encoded by the coding sequence ATGTCAGAGCTTCCATGTCCAAGCTATGACATGTACCATTCACAACCCTCTGAATATGGCACTTCAGAGAGTGGAAGTGGAACTGACAGCTTTCACAAGTTCTTTGAGGGATGGGTGGTCGAGCAAAACCAACACCTGAAGGAGCTGGTGGCATCTACAACAACAGAGCTCACAGATGAGAAGCTTCAGGCTCTGATTGATGGAGTTGTCAAGCATTATGAGTACTATTACGAGGCCAAGTCAAAGTGCGCAAAGCATGATGTTCTGGCCATGCTATCTCCAACATGGAGAAGCTCCTTGGAAGATGCTTTTCTTTGGATTGGTGGTTGGAGACCAAGCATGGCTTTTCACCTTCTATATTCCAAGGCTGGGTTGCAATTTGAGGCCAAGTTGGATGAACTCCTTCAGGGTCTAAGAACATCTGATTTGGGTGATCTATCAGCAACTCAGCTAGCTCAAATTGATGAGATTCAGAAGAGGACAATCGCAGAGGAGAGGGAAATCACAGATATGATGGCAAGACATCAAGAAACAGTGGCAGATGCATCAATGGTGGAACTTTCTCATGCTGTTTCTGAGATGTTAAGGGCCAATGAAACTGACAAGGGTGGAAAGAAAGAGGTAGAGGAGAGGGTTGATTCAGCTTTGATGCCAAaggaagaaggattggaggagaTTTTGCAAAGAGCTGATGATTTAAGGCTTAGAACACTTCAAGGTATTGTCAATATTCTGAGGCCAAAACAGTGCATTCATTTCTTGATTGCAGCTGCAGAACTGCACCTCAGGCTGCATGAGTGGGGCAAGAAGAGGGATACAAGCAGAAGGCTCAATGAAGGCACTTCTAGTGATGAGGGTACAACGCATGATTTGTCAACTACTTCAAGATAA
- the LOC107480199 gene encoding uncharacterized protein LOC107480199 yields MGKENGSATPKEEGSDDGYSSLETVELESQSRPSLEKDTGLPSCRVCQCAESDKRGDAALEFLGITPVIKACKWNGEDGEVRSEGQGIQKNMSFNKNVGNKSGMVEFVGPNGEVFMCRSDVEIGLSHQDALIELGCCCKNDLALVHYACALKWFINHGSTICEICGHIANNIRISDFNKVVGSLKEYEALRERTVSGDPGPHVHANNNTGVDPDAVAAIRRQRLSEIALWFCPHNTSSINNNSNADTVSQVASEQPSNFVTEDAGLAQSPATKWAVEGTGILLATGLLTITLAWLIAPRVGKKTAKSGLHILLGGVCALTVVVFFRFFVLTRIKYGPARYWAILFVFWFLVFAIWASRTHGAHTT; encoded by the exons ATGGGCAAAGAAAATGGGTCAGCAACGCCGAAGGAAGAAGGCAGTGATGACGGTTACTCAAGTCTTGAGACTGTTGAATTAGAATCTCAGTCACGACCTAGCTTAGAGAAGGACACAGGTTTGCCAAGTTGTCGCGTGTGCCAATGTGCCGAATCTGATAAAAGGGGAGATGCTGCCCTAGAATTTTTGGGCATCACTCCGGTGATCAAAGCTTGTAAATGGAATGGGGAAGATGGGGAGGTAAGATCAGAAGGCCAGGGAATTCAGAAAAATATGTCTTTTAACAAAAATGTTGGAAACAAATCTGGGATGGTGGAATTTGTAGGCCCTAATGGGGAGGTTTTCATGTGTAGAAGTGATGTGGAGATTGGTTTGTCTCACCAAGATGCATTGATTGAACTTGGTTGCTGTTGTAAGAATGACCTTGCTTTAGTACACTATGCTTGTGCACTCAAGTGGTTTATTAATCATGGATCAACAATTTGTGAAATATGTGGACACATAGCCAATAATATCAGAATCTCTGACTTCAACAAGGTTGTTGGTTCTCTGAaggaatatgaagccttgaggGAGAGAACTGTCAGTGGGGATCCTGGTCCTCATGTTCATGCGAATAATAATACTGGCGTTGATCCTGACGCTGTGGCTGCTATCCGGAGGCAGCGGCTAAGTGAGATTGCATTATGGTTTTGTCCTCATAATACCAGTAGTATAAACAACAATAGCAATGCCGACACAGTTTCACAGGTGGCTTCTGAGCAGCCTTCAAATTTTGTTACTGAAGATGCTGGCCTTGCACAGAGTCCTGCAACCAAGTGGGCCGTGGAAGGCACAGGGATCCTGCTTGCTACTGGCCTGCTTACAATCACCCTTGCGTGGCTGATAGCTCCCCGAGTTGGAAAG AAAACAGCCAAAAGTGGTCTTCACATCCTACTTGGAGGTGTTTGTGCTTTAACAGTGGTTGTTTTTTTCCGCTTT TTTGTGCTTACCAGAATCAAGTACGGACCTGCACGTTATTGGGCAATCTTGTTCGTTTTCTGGTTTCTTGTGTTTGCAATATGGGCTTCACGGACACATGGTGCCCATACAACGTGA
- the LOC107480198 gene encoding aspartic proteinase Asp1 — protein MKMKLGWLVVTVMVLNLSSPCSAWFGFGNKQKTSKNSILPAQPSIINRAAHGSSIIIPLYGNVYPVGFYNVTLSIGQPPRSYFLDVDTGSDLTWLQCDAPCSHCSETPHPLYKPSNDFVPCKDPLCASLQPSDDYECESPDQCDYQIDYADQYSTLGALVNDVYLLNFTNDVQLKVRMALGCGYDQTFSPSYHPLDGILGIGRGKTSLVSQLNGQGLVQNVVGHCLSSQGGGYVFFGNVYGSFRVSWTPMSSTDSKHYSAGPAELAFGGKKSRSGSLTVLFDTGSSYTYFNSKAYKALISWLKKELHKVPISVAADDQTLPICWRGKKPFQSIREVKRYFKPLALTFSNAGKVKTLFEIPLEGYLILSNMGNVCLGILNGSEVGLGDLNIIGDISMQDKVMVFDNEKHLIGWAPADCTRLPRSRGFGILSY, from the exons ATGAAGATGAAGCTGGGATGGTTGGTTGTGACAGTTATGGTTTTGAACCTGTCAAGTCCTTGCTCAGCATGGTTTGGTTTTGGCAACAAACAAAAGACTTCAAAGAACTCTATTCTGCCAGCTCAGCCCTCCATCATCAACCGTGCTGCCCATGGTTCCTCCATTATCATCCCACTTTACGGCAATGTTTATCCTGTTGG GTTCTATAATGTTACTCTCAGCATTGGGCAGCCACCAAGGTCCTATTTTCTGGATGTTGACACCGGTAGTGACCTCACATGGCTTCAATGCGATGCCCCTTGTTCCCATTGCTCTGAG ACTCCCCATCCACTGTACAAGCCCAGCAATGATTTTGTGCCGTGTAAAGATCCCCTATGCGCGTCGTTGCAGCCGAGTGATGACTACGAATGTGAAAGCCCTGATCAGTGTGACTATCAGATTGATTATGCGGATCAGTACTCAACACTTGGTGCACTTGTCAATGATGTCTATCTTCTCAACTTCACCAATGATGTCCAACTTAAAGTTCGGATGGCACTTGG ATGTGGATATGATCAGACTTTTTCGCCTTCTTACCACCCGTTAGACGGAATACTTGGGATTGGCAGGGGAAAAACCAGCTTGGTGTCACAGCTGAATGGTCAGGGCTTGGTGCAAAATGTTGTTGGACACTGCTTAAGTTCCCAAGGAGGAGGATATGTTTTCTTCGGAAATGTCTATGGTTCTTTTCGAGTGAGCTGGACTCCAATGTCATCCACAGATTC AAAACATTACTCAGCAGGGCCAGCTGAACTTGCTTTTGGAGGAAAGAAGAGTCGTTCTGGAAGCCTAACTGTTCTTTTCGACACTGGCAGTTCTTACACTTACTTCAACTCCAAGGCTTACAAAGCTCTCATTTCTTGG TTGAAGAAGGAATTGCACAAAGTACCCATAAGTGTAGCAGCTGATGATCAAACCTTACCAATATGCTGGCGTGGTAAAAAACCTTTCCAGAGCATACGTGAAGTGAAGAGATACTTTAAGCCGCTGGCGCTTACTTTTAGCAATGCTGGAAAAGTTAAAACTCTGTTTGAGATCCCTCTTGAAGGTTATCTGATACTATCA AACATGGGAAATGTTTGCCTGGGAATTCTGAATGGCTCTGAAGTAGGGTTGGGAGATCTCAACATAATTGGAG ACATATCCATGCAAGACAAAGTGATGGTATTCGACAATGAGAAGCACTTAATTGGTTGGGCACCTGCAGATTGTACTCGTCTTCCAAGATCAAGAGGTTTCGGTATTTTATCAtactga